Below is a genomic region from Medicago truncatula cultivar Jemalong A17 chromosome 3, MtrunA17r5.0-ANR, whole genome shotgun sequence.
TTATTAATTTAATTCACTTATTTGAcgttttttaagtttcaaataaatCCTTAAAAAGATAATACAGacttatttaaaacttaaaaaactaatccgatatttttttcaaacttaaagaacaaaaatatattttaccttAAAAATATCTATACACAAAAAACAATTTGgtaaaacatacataaaaaagGGACGAAGGGatcaaataatattaatcacaATACACACTTcatatttatatcaattaaatataaatttaatgttGTAAACTGTTACAAGTTGCAATTTAACAACAGTTCCAAGTTGTAATTCAATGTTGTAAACAGTTCCAAGTTGTAATTTATATGAGgatgtttttgtaatttaacAACCACATAACACTCTTAGTCTCGCACTACATATAAGGGTCTTAGTCCCTCACATGCATGCAAGCTATCTATACCTTTAAGCTTCATTCTATCTATcccttatccaaaaaaaaaaatcacccgAAATTAGATCAaccatgaaaattaaattggCTACGGCCTTAATACTTTGCTCTGCAATTTTCATGAGCATGAGCAATGCCACTGATCCATGTGCATCTCAACCAGATGACTCCGATCTCAACGTAATTCCCATGTATGGAAAATGCTCACCATTCAACCCACAAAAAACAGACTCATGGGACAATAGAGTCCTAAACATGGCCTCCAAAGATCCAGCCAGAATGAGCTATCTATCCTCTTTAGTAGCCCAAAAGACCGTCTCTTCGGCCCCAATTGCTTCGGGCCAGGCCTTCAACATTGGCAACTACATAGTCCGTGTTAAAATCGGAACACCCGGTCAACTCCTCTTCATGGTCCTTGACACAAGCACCGACGAGGCTTTTATCCCTAGCTCTGGCTGCATTGGTTGCTCCGCAACAACTTTCTCACCCAATGCCTCCACCAGTTATGTGCCATTGGAGTGTTCCGTTCCACAATGCAGTCAGGTCCGTGGGCTCTCATGTCCAGCCACGGGCTCTGGCGCATGTTCCTTCAACAAATCTTACGCAGGTTCGACTTACTCTGCCACACTTGTTCAAGATTCACTTAGATTAGCTACGGATGTTATCCCTAGCTACTCTTTTGGATCCATCAATGCTATCTCTGGTTCTTCAATTCCAGCCCAAGGACTTTTGGGCTTGGGCCGTGGCCCGTTATCTTTATTATCACAAACCGGGTCACTTTACTCGGGTGTATTCTCCTACTGCCTTCCAAGTTTCAAATCTTACTATTTTTCCGGGTCACTTAAACTTGGACCCGTGGGTCAACCCAAAAGCATTCGAACCACACCACTTCTTCGCAATCCTCGCCGTCCATCTCTTTATTTTGTCAATTTAACCGGAATTACCGTGGGAAAAGTAAATGTACCTTTCCCCAAAGAACTTTTAGCGTTCGACGTGAATACCGGATCCGGAACCATAATTGATTCGGGTACAGTTATTACCCGTTTTGTGGAACCCGTTTACAACGCGGTTAGGGATGAGTTTAGAAAACAAGTAACCGGACCTTTTTCGAGCTTAGGAGCATTTGACACATGTTTTGTGAAGAACTATGAAACTTTGGCACCAGCTATTACATTGCATTTCACAGATTTGGATCTAAAATTACCATTGGAGAATAGTTTGATCCATAGCAGTTCAGGATCATTGGCTTGTCTTGCAATGGCGTCTACACCAAAGAATGTGAACTACACTGTGTTGAATGTGATTGCTAATTATCAACAACAGAATTTGAGGGTTTTGTTTGATACCGTGAATAATAAGGTTGGTATTGCCCGTGAGCTTTGTAACTAGCTAGCTAAGTTATGCTTTTGTTTTAGTTTGGATGTTTTGTTGTAGTGGCCTAGGTGAAAAGGGTACCATGTGGCTAAAGAAGTAATTATTCCATGTGAAATGTCTTCTTTATTAGTGTGATTGTGATCGTTAATTAGCACAAAGGCGTAACGATCATTTTGATTATCCAATTGGATTGCTGAAATAACTTttgctgtattttttttttcctaagaaaTTGCCTTATGTATGATGAATTACGATTGTCCCATTCAATgaaattttccttttgtttatttatgaacGGGAATAAAGGCATACCCGTGAATTGAATTGGAATCCAGCGTGTTGTTTTTGTATGCCAATTGCCAAGTAATCAATCTTGTATTAttgctattattattattattatggtgATAAACTTTCCGAAAAGGAACTAAATTATTATCAAACTCGAACTTTTAAtataacatcaacaatattttaGGATATATAACAGATGATCACACATTTTTCGAATATCTCTTTATACACTACATATAAAGTGGTGTAATTACAGTCTCCATTGTTATGCGTTAATAATATCTTCAGACCATCTCTTAATGTAACTCGAGATACTTACTTAAAACTGAGTTGATACTAACACTTAATTATCTGAAATTACATGCACGACAAAAGAATATTATTCTGAACAGTTTCCATGAATTGagcaattaaaaaattagaacaCAGGGAAAAACTACTATGCTATATAAATATAAGCAACAAACGATCAACAAAGATAAATTTAATCCATGCC
It encodes:
- the LOC11434231 gene encoding aspartyl protease AED3, whose translation is MKIKLATALILCSAIFMSMSNATDPCASQPDDSDLNVIPMYGKCSPFNPQKTDSWDNRVLNMASKDPARMSYLSSLVAQKTVSSAPIASGQAFNIGNYIVRVKIGTPGQLLFMVLDTSTDEAFIPSSGCIGCSATTFSPNASTSYVPLECSVPQCSQVRGLSCPATGSGACSFNKSYAGSTYSATLVQDSLRLATDVIPSYSFGSINAISGSSIPAQGLLGLGRGPLSLLSQTGSLYSGVFSYCLPSFKSYYFSGSLKLGPVGQPKSIRTTPLLRNPRRPSLYFVNLTGITVGKVNVPFPKELLAFDVNTGSGTIIDSGTVITRFVEPVYNAVRDEFRKQVTGPFSSLGAFDTCFVKNYETLAPAITLHFTDLDLKLPLENSLIHSSSGSLACLAMASTPKNVNYTVLNVIANYQQQNLRVLFDTVNNKVGIARELCN